One segment of Geminicoccaceae bacterium DNA contains the following:
- a CDS encoding SUF system Fe-S cluster assembly protein → MAEVEQIGEAIVEQLQTIFDPEIPVNIYELGLIYRIDVHDDNSVTVDMTLTSPHCPVAESLPMDVQHKVEAIEAVTSCEVRIVWEPPWHPSMMTEEAQLELGMIY, encoded by the coding sequence ATGGCTGAAGTCGAACAGATCGGCGAGGCGATCGTCGAGCAGTTGCAGACGATCTTCGATCCGGAAATTCCGGTGAACATCTACGAACTCGGACTAATCTACCGGATTGATGTGCACGACGATAATTCCGTCACGGTGGACATGACCCTGACATCGCCGCATTGTCCGGTGGCTGAAAGCCTGCCGATGGACGTGCAGCACAAGGTCGAGGCGATCGAGGCCGTCACATCCTGCGAGGTCCGCATCGTCTGGGAGCCGCCGTGGCATCCCTCCATGATGACCGAGGAAGCCCAACTCGAACTGGGCATGATCTACTGA